The following coding sequences are from one Humulus lupulus chromosome X, drHumLupu1.1, whole genome shotgun sequence window:
- the LOC133807433 gene encoding brassinosteroid LRR receptor kinase BRL1, whose amino-acid sequence MEPTFVVVLAAMGSFLVVTLILATIIIICQSRKAKNAYNRNYNQNRHRSITNPRLASIAGTDESASFDPSLRQVSMAEVVAATKNFSTDLIVGDGSFGLVYKAHLSGLPVAIKKLDPDAFQGFREFRAEMETLGNLRHRNLVKILGYCISGQDRILIYEFIERGNLDIWLHDSSSSSTESTLSLPLSWATRKKIVKGVANGLNYLHGLEKPIIHRDIKASNVLLDRDFEARIADFGLARTVDSSHSHVSTQVAGTMGYMPPEYKDGFTLLTVKADVYSFGILMLETAMGKRPNLPMAFEGVEMGLVEWTRKMVAQNREMEMVDVNISREGLVESDVKEYFRIACLCAHENFRERPVMRGVVELLMQIC is encoded by the coding sequence ATGGAACCGACTTTCGTAGTTGTGCTCGCCGCCATGGGGAGCTTCTTGGTGGTAACTTTGATATTAGCCACCATAATCATAATCTGCCAGAGCAGAAAGGCCAAAAACGCATACAATCGGAATTACAACCAGAATCGCCATCGGAGCATAACGAACCCTCGGCTGGCTTCGATCGCCGGCACCGACGAGAGCGCGTCGTTCGATCCCAGTCTCCGCCAGGTCTCCATGGCCGAGGTCGTCGCCGCCACCAAGAATTTCTCGACGGACCTGATCGTCGGCGACGGCAGCTTCGGCCTCGTCTACAAGGCCCACCTCAGCGGTCTCCCCGTCGCGATCAAGAAGCTTGATCCGGACGCCTTCCAAGGGTTTCGCGAGTTTCGGGCGGAGATGGAGACTCTGGGGAATCTCCGCCACCGAAATCTCGTAAAAATCCTCGGCTACTGTATTTCCGGCCAAGACAGAATTCTGATATACGAGTTCATCGAGAGGGGTAATTTGGACATTTGGCTTCACGACTCGTCGTCGTCGTCGACGGAAAGCACTCTGTCGTTACCGTTATCGTGGGCGACGAGGAAGAAGATCGTTAAGGGAGTGGCTAATGGGCTGAACTATCTACATGGGCTCGAAAAGCCCATTATCCATAGAGATATCAAGGCTAGCAACGTGTTATTGGACCGTGATTTCGAGGCCCGTATAGCTGATTTTGGGCTTGCAAGGACGGTTGACTCCTCTCACTCGCACGTGTCGACTCAGGTGGCCGGCACGATGGGGTACATGCCGCCGGAGTACAAGGACGGGTTCACGCTGTTGACGGTGAAAGCTGACGTGTACAGTTTCGGGATTTTGATGTTGGAAACAGCTATGGGTAAGAGGCCCAATTTGCCAATGGCGTTTGAGGGTGTGGAGATGGGCCTTGTGGAATGGACCAGAAAAATGGTGGCCCAAAACAGAGAAATGGAAATGGTGGATGTGAATATTTCGAGGGAAGGATTGGTTGAGAGTGATGTTAAGGAGTATTTTAGGATTGCTTGCTTGTGTGCTCATGAGAATTTTAGAGAAAGGCCTGTAATGAGAGGTGTGGTCGAGTTGTTGATGCAAATTTGTTGA